In the Gemmatimonadota bacterium genome, one interval contains:
- the hrcA gene encoding heat-inducible transcription repressor HrcA: MASPELSDRERRVLEAVIQSYVETAEPAGSRTISKRFGLGVSPATIRNTMSDLEEKGYLYHPHTSAGRIPTDIAYRLYVDTLMRAQVVPRADADRISEHLSQSGASAIEAILRKAAQSLSIVTQELGVALGPRLDNAVLQRLELIRVSNERLLLMLTLGGGAVRTIFVEVDGQIAESAVAEVMVVLNERLAGLSLRTIRATLGERLRDSSTTAGVSELLNVFVQEGETLFDVAGAGDDDGVVLGQASVLAEQPEFSSGDGMRRLLALTETRAQLGQLLRGRSASPGISITIGNEHGDPRLESFTIVTAEYRVGSLNGVIGVIGPTRMPYDKVIALVRHTSLLVSDILH, encoded by the coding sequence ATGGCGTCCCCTGAGCTGTCCGACCGCGAGCGGCGGGTCCTCGAAGCGGTAATCCAGAGCTACGTCGAAACGGCGGAGCCTGCAGGGTCGCGCACGATTTCGAAGCGCTTCGGACTCGGCGTGTCTCCGGCGACGATCCGGAACACGATGAGCGACCTCGAGGAAAAGGGGTATCTCTATCACCCGCATACCTCTGCCGGGCGCATCCCGACGGACATCGCCTATCGCCTGTACGTCGACACGCTGATGCGCGCGCAGGTGGTCCCGCGTGCCGACGCCGACCGCATCTCCGAGCACCTGTCGCAGAGCGGGGCGTCGGCGATCGAGGCGATCCTGCGCAAGGCCGCGCAGTCGCTGTCGATCGTTACGCAGGAGTTGGGGGTCGCACTCGGGCCGCGTCTCGACAATGCGGTGCTGCAGCGCCTGGAGCTCATTCGCGTGTCCAACGAGCGCCTGCTCCTCATGCTCACGCTGGGAGGGGGGGCGGTGCGGACGATCTTCGTCGAGGTCGACGGGCAGATCGCCGAGAGCGCGGTCGCCGAGGTGATGGTAGTGCTCAACGAGCGCCTGGCGGGGCTGTCGTTGCGGACGATCCGCGCCACGCTGGGTGAGCGCCTGCGCGACTCGAGCACGACGGCGGGGGTGAGCGAGCTGCTCAACGTCTTCGTGCAGGAAGGGGAGACGCTGTTCGACGTCGCGGGCGCCGGGGATGACGACGGCGTCGTGCTCGGGCAGGCGTCAGTGCTCGCCGAGCAGCCTGAGTTCAGCAGCGGCGACGGGATGCGTCGCCTCCTCGCGCTGACCGAGACGCGCGCGCAACTTGGGCAACTCCTGCGCGGACGTTCGGCGTCGCCCGGGATCTCGATCACGATCGGCAACGAGCATGGCGATCCGCGGCTCGAAAGCTTCACGATCGTAACCGCCGAGTATCGGGTTGGGTCGCTGAACGGTGTGATCGGGGTCATCGGCCCGACGCGCATGCCGTACGACAAGGTGATCGCTTTGGTGCGGCATACGTCGCTCCTGGTCTCCGACATTCTTCACTAG
- a CDS encoding 50S ribosomal protein L11 methyltransferase: protein MTWTSLRVHAPGRLADASTAMFAAGAQGVHEDGASLVTHFPPETDIAAVIRQVQAAVPDAVCETSATEAIDWSVHWRDKLHAQQVGRLTIAPTWQADGLDPATTVVIDPGMAFGTGDHPTTRGATRLMQEVVHPGLVVADLGAGSAVLSIAAAKLGASRVFAVEYDADAISNAEENVERNAVEGIVHVFEGDATVFLPLVAPVDVVVANIISSVLVELLPAMHAALRPGGHAVLAGILLEEKEFMLEALHSDGWRLEREDVEDVWWSITIAKA from the coding sequence GTGACGTGGACCTCGCTGCGGGTCCATGCCCCTGGGCGGCTGGCGGACGCGTCGACCGCGATGTTCGCCGCCGGTGCGCAGGGGGTGCACGAGGACGGCGCCTCACTGGTCACGCACTTCCCGCCGGAGACGGACATCGCCGCGGTGATCCGGCAGGTGCAAGCGGCCGTCCCCGACGCGGTCTGCGAGACGTCGGCGACCGAGGCCATCGACTGGTCGGTGCACTGGCGCGACAAGCTGCACGCCCAGCAGGTCGGGCGCCTCACGATCGCCCCCACCTGGCAGGCGGATGGGTTGGACCCGGCCACCACCGTCGTGATCGATCCGGGGATGGCCTTCGGCACGGGGGACCATCCGACAACCCGCGGCGCGACGCGCCTCATGCAGGAGGTCGTGCACCCCGGGCTCGTCGTCGCCGACCTGGGCGCCGGGAGCGCGGTACTGTCGATTGCGGCCGCCAAGCTCGGTGCCTCGCGCGTTTTCGCGGTGGAGTACGACGCCGACGCGATCTCGAACGCCGAGGAGAACGTCGAGCGCAACGCCGTCGAGGGCATCGTCCACGTCTTCGAGGGCGATGCGACGGTCTTCCTCCCGCTGGTCGCCCCCGTCGACGTCGTGGTCGCCAACATCATCTCGTCGGTGCTCGTCGAACTGCTCCCCGCGATGCACGCTGCCCTTCGGCCAGGCGGGCACGCGGTGCTGGCGGGGATCCTGCTCGAGGAGAAGGAGTTCATGCTCGAGGCGCTGCACT
- the dnaJ gene encoding molecular chaperone DnaJ: protein MADFYTTLGVARGASDDEIKQAYRKLATKWHPDRNNGSKDAEEKFKEITEAYDVLRDADKRAAYDRYGEAGLRGAAGGANYHHVDLSEALNIFMKDFGAFSGLGEFFQQGGRQQRGGPRTGQDVKITVELTLAEVAAGVTKTFTVKLLDACDKCAGSGAEPGTKPQTCHTCAGSGEVRRAQRSFFGQFVSVVPCPMCSGEGVVVTAPCKKCRGEGRVRGEHTIPVQIPAGVSSGQYMTLRGLGNAGPRGGGRGDILVVFEVAEDQRFERDGEDLYTEVLVSYPQLVLGADVDVPTVTATMSVRIPAGTQSGHVLHLRGRGLPRVNSSGVGDLHVRVQLWTPDGVSREEEELLKKLQTLAAAPPEQGRSKGFWTKMKEALGA from the coding sequence ATGGCCGATTTCTATACGACGCTCGGCGTCGCGCGTGGCGCGTCCGACGACGAGATCAAGCAGGCCTACCGGAAGCTGGCCACCAAGTGGCATCCGGACCGGAACAACGGCTCGAAGGATGCCGAGGAGAAGTTCAAGGAGATCACCGAGGCGTATGACGTGCTGCGCGATGCCGACAAGCGCGCCGCGTACGATCGTTATGGCGAGGCGGGGCTGCGTGGGGCCGCAGGCGGGGCCAACTACCACCACGTCGACCTCTCCGAGGCGCTCAACATCTTCATGAAGGACTTCGGGGCGTTCTCCGGGCTGGGCGAGTTCTTCCAGCAAGGAGGGCGGCAGCAGCGCGGTGGCCCGCGCACGGGCCAGGACGTGAAGATCACCGTGGAGCTGACGCTGGCCGAGGTGGCCGCCGGCGTGACGAAGACCTTCACCGTCAAGCTGCTCGACGCGTGCGACAAGTGCGCGGGGAGCGGGGCCGAGCCCGGGACCAAGCCGCAGACGTGCCACACCTGCGCGGGGTCGGGCGAGGTGCGTCGGGCACAGCGATCGTTCTTCGGACAGTTTGTCTCGGTCGTCCCGTGCCCGATGTGTTCCGGTGAGGGAGTCGTCGTGACGGCGCCGTGCAAGAAGTGTCGGGGCGAGGGGCGCGTGCGCGGCGAGCACACGATCCCGGTGCAGATCCCGGCCGGTGTGTCGTCGGGGCAGTACATGACGTTGCGCGGGCTCGGCAATGCCGGGCCGCGTGGCGGCGGTCGTGGCGACATCCTCGTCGTGTTCGAGGTGGCTGAGGACCAGCGGTTCGAGCGCGATGGCGAGGACCTGTACACCGAGGTCCTGGTCTCCTATCCGCAGCTGGTGCTTGGCGCCGACGTCGACGTCCCGACGGTGACGGCGACGATGTCGGTGCGCATCCCGGCCGGGACGCAGAGCGGGCACGTCTTGCACCTGCGCGGACGGGGACTGCCGCGCGTGAACTCCTCGGGCGTGGGCGACCTGCACGTGCGGGTGCAGCTCTGGACGCCCGACGGCGTGTCGCGCGAGGAAGAAGAGCTGCTCAAGAAGCTGCAGACGCTCGCGGCGGCGCCGCCGGAGCAGGGGCGCTCGAAGGGGTTCTGGACCAAGATGAAGGAAGCGTTAGGCGCGTGA